One segment of Micromonospora parathelypteridis DNA contains the following:
- a CDS encoding cysteine desulfurase, whose translation MTSIAIPPGMPQYDDVPRFDVAQVRADFPILSREINGHPLVYLDSANTSHKPRQVLDVLDEHYARHNANVSRSVHTLGTEATEAYEGARAKVAAFINAPSPDEVVFTKNSTEAINIVAYAFSNASLRPDADPRFRLGPGDEVVISEMEHHSNIVPWQLLCERTGATLRWFPVTDQGRLDESGLDDLVTERTKIVSLVHVSNILGTVNATSRITARVREVGALLLLDCSQSVPHLPMDVVDLDADYIVFTGHKMLAPTGIGVLWGRAELLAAMPPVFGGGSMIETVTMARSTFAAPPARFEAGTPPIAEAVALGAAVDYLNGIGMRAIQWHEKELTAYALDALGTVPDLRIFGPTVPVGRGGTISFALGDVHPHDVGQVLDSLGVQVRVGHHCAKPVCSRFGVPAMTRASFYLYTTTEEIDSLVTGLEQVRKVFD comes from the coding sequence ATGACCAGCATCGCGATCCCACCCGGGATGCCGCAGTACGACGACGTGCCGCGTTTCGACGTGGCCCAGGTGCGCGCCGACTTCCCGATCCTGTCGCGGGAGATCAACGGGCACCCGCTGGTCTACCTCGACAGCGCCAACACCTCGCACAAGCCCCGCCAGGTGCTCGACGTGCTCGACGAGCACTACGCGCGGCACAACGCCAACGTGTCGCGCTCCGTGCACACCCTGGGCACCGAGGCCACCGAGGCGTACGAGGGTGCGCGGGCCAAGGTCGCCGCGTTCATCAACGCGCCGAGCCCGGACGAGGTGGTGTTCACGAAGAACTCCACCGAGGCGATCAACATCGTGGCGTACGCGTTCTCCAACGCCTCCCTGCGCCCGGACGCTGACCCCCGGTTCCGGCTCGGCCCCGGCGACGAGGTGGTGATCTCCGAGATGGAGCACCACTCCAACATCGTCCCGTGGCAGCTGCTCTGCGAGCGGACCGGCGCGACCCTGCGCTGGTTCCCCGTCACGGATCAGGGCCGGCTGGACGAGTCGGGCCTGGACGACCTGGTCACCGAACGGACGAAGATCGTCTCGCTGGTGCACGTGTCGAACATCCTCGGCACGGTCAACGCCACCTCCCGCATCACCGCGCGGGTCCGCGAGGTGGGGGCCCTGCTGCTGCTGGACTGCTCGCAGTCGGTGCCGCACCTGCCGATGGACGTGGTCGACCTGGACGCCGACTACATCGTCTTCACCGGTCACAAGATGCTCGCCCCGACCGGCATCGGTGTGCTCTGGGGCCGGGCCGAGCTGCTGGCGGCCATGCCACCGGTCTTCGGCGGCGGCTCGATGATCGAGACGGTCACCATGGCCCGCTCGACGTTCGCCGCGCCACCGGCCCGATTCGAGGCCGGCACCCCTCCGATCGCCGAGGCGGTCGCGCTCGGTGCGGCGGTCGACTACCTCAACGGCATCGGGATGCGGGCCATCCAGTGGCACGAGAAGGAGCTGACGGCGTACGCGCTGGACGCCCTCGGGACGGTGCCGGACCTGCGGATCTTCGGCCCAACCGTGCCGGTCGGCCGGGGCGGCACCATCTCGTTCGCCCTCGGTGACGTACACCCGCACGACGTGGGTCAGGTGCTCGACTCGCTCGGCGTGCAGGTGCGGGTGGGCCACCACTGCGCCAAGCCGGTGTGCAGCCGGTTCGGCGTCCCGGCGATGACCCGGGCCTCGTTCTACCTCTACACCACCACCGAGGAGATCGACTCTCTGGTGACCGGTCTGGAGCAGGTGCGGAAGGTGTTCGACTGA
- a CDS encoding COX15/CtaA family protein — translation MRRICAVNRITRPVSGTLLRRLALASIIANVGIVVTGGAVRLTASGLGCPTWPSCTDDSYVTTPEMGVYGVIEFSNRMLTFVVGLIALATVLAVLAHRPRRPGLLGLSVAVFLGIPAQGVVGGITVLTNLNPWVVGLHFLASMAVIAAAYALWRRIGDPDGPTVAVVPTPLRALARITTGVGVAVLVFGTWVTGSGPHAGDHGAARNGLDPESISQVHADGVFLLIGLSVALIFAFRAVGAQRATRAAIVLVAVELGQGVIGFVQYFTHVPALLVGAHMLGACLVLLATLSVQWSTRERRPVAPAPATTPADDAAPVPVTA, via the coding sequence GTGCGTAGGATTTGCGCCGTGAACCGAATCACCCGTCCGGTCTCCGGCACCCTGCTGCGCCGCCTCGCGCTCGCCTCGATCATCGCGAACGTGGGCATCGTCGTCACCGGCGGGGCCGTCCGGTTGACCGCCTCCGGCCTCGGCTGCCCCACCTGGCCCAGTTGCACCGACGATTCGTACGTCACCACACCCGAGATGGGTGTGTACGGGGTGATCGAGTTCAGCAACCGGATGCTGACCTTCGTAGTGGGCCTGATCGCTCTGGCCACCGTGTTGGCGGTGCTGGCGCACCGGCCGCGCCGACCGGGGCTGCTGGGGCTGTCCGTCGCGGTCTTCCTGGGCATCCCCGCCCAGGGCGTGGTCGGCGGCATCACCGTGCTCACCAACCTCAACCCGTGGGTGGTCGGGCTGCACTTCCTCGCCTCGATGGCCGTGATCGCCGCCGCGTACGCCCTCTGGCGGCGCATCGGCGACCCGGACGGCCCGACCGTGGCCGTGGTGCCCACACCGCTGCGCGCGCTGGCCCGGATCACCACCGGCGTCGGCGTCGCGGTGCTGGTCTTCGGCACCTGGGTCACCGGCAGCGGCCCGCACGCTGGCGACCATGGCGCGGCCCGCAACGGCCTGGACCCCGAGTCGATCTCGCAGGTGCACGCGGACGGCGTCTTCCTGCTGATCGGCCTCTCGGTGGCGCTGATCTTCGCGTTCCGCGCCGTCGGAGCGCAGCGGGCCACCCGTGCCGCGATCGTCCTGGTCGCCGTGGAGCTGGGTCAGGGCGTGATCGGCTTCGTGCAGTACTTCACCCACGTGCCCGCGCTCCTGGTCGGCGCGCACATGCTCGGCGCCTGCCTGGTGCTGCTGGCCACCCTGTCGGTGCAGTGGTCGACCCGCGAGCGCCGTCCGGTCGCCCCGGCACCCGCGACCACCCCGGCCGACGACGCCGCACCCGTCCCGGTCACCGCCTGA
- a CDS encoding heme o synthase, which yields MSMITERPASNPAGHPARAAEGPVARRDVRAVLMAYVALTKPRIVELLLVTTIPAMMLADRGLPSLWLMAVVLIGGSLAAGAASVLNCYIDRDIDQLMRRTKRRPLPAHTVSPRNALIFGLVLAAVSVALMAAFTNLLAAGLTLAAIAYYDLVYTLWLKRSTPANTFWGGACGAAPVLIGWAAVTGSLAPAAWGLFAVVFFWQMPHFYPLAMKYKDDYARAGIPMLPVVASTRRVNAEILIFAWLTVLTSLAVWPLGLSAIYGVPTLVVGAIFVVEAHRLCRRATRGEAVKPMRLFHWSTTYLTIVFVAVALDALI from the coding sequence GTGAGCATGATCACCGAGCGCCCCGCGAGCAACCCGGCCGGGCATCCGGCGCGGGCGGCCGAGGGACCGGTGGCCCGGCGGGACGTACGCGCGGTCCTCATGGCGTACGTGGCGCTCACCAAGCCGCGGATCGTCGAGTTGCTGTTGGTCACCACCATCCCGGCGATGATGCTCGCCGACCGCGGGCTTCCGTCGCTGTGGCTGATGGCCGTCGTGCTGATCGGCGGTTCGCTCGCCGCGGGCGCGGCCAGCGTGCTCAACTGCTACATCGACCGGGACATCGACCAGTTGATGCGGCGTACCAAGCGTCGCCCGCTGCCGGCGCACACCGTGTCGCCACGGAACGCGCTGATCTTCGGTCTGGTGCTGGCGGCGGTGTCGGTCGCCCTGATGGCGGCGTTCACCAACCTGCTGGCCGCCGGCCTGACCCTCGCGGCGATCGCCTACTACGACCTCGTCTACACCCTGTGGCTCAAGCGGTCCACGCCGGCGAACACCTTCTGGGGCGGCGCCTGCGGGGCGGCCCCGGTGCTGATCGGGTGGGCGGCGGTGACCGGCTCACTTGCGCCGGCCGCCTGGGGGCTCTTCGCGGTGGTCTTCTTCTGGCAGATGCCGCACTTCTACCCCCTCGCCATGAAGTACAAGGACGACTACGCGCGGGCCGGCATTCCGATGCTGCCGGTGGTGGCCTCGACCCGGCGGGTGAACGCCGAGATCCTGATCTTCGCGTGGCTCACCGTGCTCACCTCCCTGGCTGTCTGGCCGCTGGGGCTCAGCGCGATCTACGGCGTGCCGACCCTGGTGGTGGGCGCCATCTTCGTGGTCGAGGCGCACCGACTCTGCCGGCGCGCGACGCGCGGCGAGGCGGTCAAGCCGATGCGGCTGTTCCACTGGTCGACGACGTACCTGACGATCGTGTTCGTGGCTGTCGCGCTCGACGCGCTGATCTGA
- the sufU gene encoding Fe-S cluster assembly sulfur transfer protein SufU, with protein MQLDQLYQEIILDHYKRPHGRGLRDADDSGDQVAEAHHVNPTCGDEVTVRVATDGDVLHDISYDGMGCSISQASASVLHELLRGRSAGEAFEVHEAFVELMSGRGQVTPDEDVLGDGVAFAGVARYPARVKCALLPWMAFKDAAARAGVGVSPEVKA; from the coding sequence ATGCAGCTCGACCAGCTCTACCAGGAAATCATCCTGGATCACTACAAGCGCCCCCACGGGCGTGGCCTGCGGGACGCCGACGACTCGGGTGACCAGGTCGCCGAGGCGCACCACGTCAACCCGACCTGCGGTGACGAGGTCACCGTCCGGGTGGCCACCGACGGTGACGTACTGCACGACATCTCGTACGACGGGATGGGCTGCTCGATCAGCCAGGCCTCGGCGAGCGTGCTGCACGAGTTGCTGCGCGGTCGGAGCGCCGGGGAAGCTTTCGAGGTGCACGAGGCGTTCGTGGAGTTGATGTCCGGACGTGGCCAGGTCACGCCGGACGAGGACGTGCTCGGTGACGGGGTGGCTTTCGCGGGTGTTGCCCGCTACCCCGCCCGGGTCAAGTGCGCGCTGCTGCCGTGGATGGCTTTCAAGGACGCCGCGGCGCGCGCCGGTGTGGGCGTGAGCCCGGAGGTAAAGGCATGA
- the sufD gene encoding Fe-S cluster assembly protein SufD encodes MTTQASAPPSTKSQALRSYDVADFPALTGLEEEWRFTPLKRLRGLATADTSAATGRGVTVEHPDLPAGVSVRLVDPTDASVAPAPLPTDRISALAHGGAARVALVEVAPEAVVSEPVVVRLLGAYPEELAFARTQVQVGRFAEATVVFSQEGSATLADNVEVTVADGAKLTLVTVADWAGDAVQAQHVNIKLGRDARVVHVQVTLGGDLVRQFTSVDYTGRGGEAELYGVYFADSGQHLEHRQLVDHTVPDCRSYVGYRGALQGEDAHTVWIGDVLIRAEATGTDTYEINRNLLLTDGARADSVPNLEIETGEIAGAGHASATGRFDDEQLFYLMARGIPESEARRLVVRGFFAELINKIPVEPLRERLGDAIEARLAKAGA; translated from the coding sequence ATGACTACCCAGGCTTCCGCGCCGCCCAGCACCAAGTCGCAGGCGCTGCGCTCGTACGACGTCGCTGACTTCCCGGCCCTCACCGGCCTGGAGGAGGAGTGGCGCTTCACCCCGCTCAAGCGCCTGCGTGGCCTGGCCACGGCGGACACCTCGGCCGCCACCGGCCGGGGCGTCACCGTCGAGCACCCGGACCTGCCGGCCGGGGTGTCGGTGCGGCTCGTCGACCCGACCGACGCCAGTGTCGCGCCCGCGCCGCTGCCGACCGACCGGATCAGCGCGCTGGCCCACGGCGGGGCGGCGCGGGTCGCGCTGGTCGAGGTGGCCCCCGAGGCGGTGGTCTCGGAGCCGGTCGTCGTCCGGCTGCTGGGCGCGTACCCCGAGGAGTTGGCCTTCGCCCGGACCCAGGTCCAGGTGGGTCGGTTCGCGGAGGCCACGGTCGTGTTCTCCCAGGAGGGCTCGGCCACGCTCGCCGACAACGTCGAGGTGACGGTCGCGGACGGCGCGAAGCTGACCCTGGTCACCGTCGCGGACTGGGCCGGGGACGCGGTGCAGGCGCAGCACGTCAACATCAAGCTGGGTCGCGACGCCCGGGTGGTGCACGTCCAGGTCACCCTCGGTGGCGACCTGGTCCGGCAGTTCACCAGCGTGGACTACACCGGCCGGGGTGGCGAGGCCGAGCTGTACGGCGTCTACTTCGCCGACTCCGGCCAGCACCTGGAGCACCGGCAACTGGTCGACCACACCGTGCCGGACTGCCGCAGCTACGTCGGCTACCGGGGCGCGCTGCAGGGCGAGGACGCGCACACCGTCTGGATCGGTGACGTGCTGATCCGGGCCGAGGCGACCGGCACCGACACGTACGAGATCAACCGGAACCTGCTCCTCACCGACGGCGCGCGGGCGGACTCCGTACCCAATCTGGAGATCGAGACCGGCGAGATCGCCGGCGCCGGTCACGCCAGCGCGACCGGCCGCTTCGACGACGAGCAGCTGTTCTACCTGATGGCGCGCGGCATCCCGGAGAGCGAAGCCCGCCGCCTGGTGGTCCGCGGCTTCTTCGCCGAGCTGATCAACAAGATCCCGGTGGAGCCGCTGCGCGAGCGCCTCGGCGACGCGATCGAGGCCCGGCTCGCCAAGGCCGGCGCCTGA
- a CDS encoding ATP-grasp domain-containing protein: protein MTTHHKSTRGEPRVALVTCADLVDLDPDDRLVLAPLSARGIAVETPVWDDPDVDWSSYDLVVLRSPWDYALRRDEFVAWAASVAALVNPADVVRWNTDKRYLAELSATGVPTVPTSWVEPGESWQPPAETGEYVLKPSVSAGSQDTGRYDLADPEHRDLAVAHVRRLSDAGRVTMVQPYLRAVDTEGETALLFLAGPDGLTFSHAIRKGPMLTGPDLGPDGLYKTEAITARTARPEQLAVAEKTLAAVPGGTRQLLYARVDLIPGPDGEPVLVELELTEPSLFIGYADGAPDRLAAAITTHLARRT, encoded by the coding sequence TTGACCACCCACCACAAGTCGACCCGGGGGGAACCCCGGGTCGCTCTCGTCACCTGTGCCGACCTGGTCGACCTCGACCCGGACGACCGGCTCGTCCTCGCCCCGCTCTCCGCCCGTGGCATCGCGGTCGAGACGCCGGTCTGGGACGACCCCGACGTCGACTGGTCCTCCTACGACCTGGTCGTGCTCCGCTCACCCTGGGACTACGCGTTGCGCCGCGACGAGTTCGTCGCCTGGGCGGCATCCGTCGCGGCGCTGGTCAACCCGGCCGACGTGGTTCGCTGGAACACCGACAAGCGTTACCTCGCCGAGTTGAGCGCCACCGGAGTGCCGACCGTACCGACGTCGTGGGTCGAGCCGGGGGAGAGTTGGCAGCCACCCGCCGAGACCGGCGAGTACGTGCTCAAGCCCTCGGTCAGCGCCGGCAGTCAGGACACCGGCCGCTACGACCTGGCCGACCCGGAACACCGGGACCTGGCCGTGGCACACGTCCGCCGGCTCTCCGACGCCGGCCGGGTGACCATGGTCCAGCCGTACCTGCGCGCCGTCGACACCGAGGGCGAGACGGCACTGCTCTTCCTGGCCGGCCCGGACGGGCTCACGTTCAGCCACGCGATCCGCAAGGGCCCGATGCTGACCGGGCCGGACCTCGGCCCGGACGGGCTCTACAAGACCGAGGCGATCACCGCCCGCACCGCCCGACCCGAACAGCTGGCGGTGGCCGAGAAGACCCTCGCCGCGGTTCCTGGCGGCACGCGGCAGCTGCTCTACGCCCGGGTCGACCTGATCCCCGGCCCGGACGGCGAGCCGGTCCTGGTCGAGCTGGAGCTGACCGAGCCGTCACTCTTCATCGGGTACGCCGACGGAGCCCCGGACCGTCTCGCCGCCGCGATCACCACCCACCTGGCCCGCCGCACCTGA
- a CDS encoding LysE family transporter: protein MSGAFLAGLVAGYGVAIPVGAIAILILGLSARTSFRVGAAAALAVATADGLYAAVAALGGAGLAGIVAPVAGPLRVVAAAVLLGLAAHGLWRTWYAHRSRQTSTTPVGRGLSTPGRAFAAVLGLTLLNPTTVLYFAALVLGRRDTADEGSAALFVAGVFLASASWQLLIAGGGTVVGRALTGPRGRLVTGLVSSALIAALAVAALLRP from the coding sequence GTGAGCGGCGCGTTCCTCGCCGGTCTCGTCGCCGGCTACGGCGTCGCCATCCCCGTCGGCGCGATCGCGATCCTCATCCTGGGGCTCAGTGCTCGTACCTCGTTTCGGGTCGGTGCGGCCGCGGCGCTCGCGGTGGCGACGGCCGACGGGCTCTACGCGGCGGTCGCCGCGCTCGGCGGCGCGGGCCTGGCCGGGATCGTCGCGCCGGTCGCCGGGCCGCTGCGGGTGGTCGCCGCCGCGGTCCTGTTGGGTCTCGCCGCGCATGGCCTGTGGCGGACCTGGTACGCCCACCGTTCGCGGCAGACGTCGACGACACCCGTCGGCCGGGGTCTGAGCACTCCCGGGCGGGCCTTTGCGGCGGTACTCGGGCTGACCCTGCTGAACCCGACGACGGTGCTCTACTTCGCCGCGCTGGTGCTTGGCCGTCGGGACACCGCCGACGAGGGCTCCGCGGCGCTCTTCGTGGCGGGTGTGTTCCTGGCGTCGGCGAGTTGGCAGCTGCTGATCGCCGGCGGTGGCACCGTCGTCGGTCGGGCGCTGACCGGGCCGCGCGGCCGGCTGGTCACCGGCCTGGTCTCCAGCGCTCTGATCGCCGCGCTGGCGGTGGCCGCGCTGCTGCGGCCCTGA
- a CDS encoding non-heme iron oxygenase ferredoxin subunit, with amino-acid sequence MIRICSTEDVPKGTAISADVDGTPIALVHGEDGNFYAAYDECSHASVALSEGEVDGCTLECWLHGSRFDLRTGAPSGLPATEPVPVYPVEVRDGDIYLSLTPSNGVTR; translated from the coding sequence ATGATCCGCATCTGCTCCACCGAGGACGTGCCGAAGGGCACCGCGATCAGCGCGGACGTCGACGGCACCCCGATCGCCCTGGTGCACGGCGAGGACGGCAACTTCTACGCCGCCTACGACGAGTGCTCGCACGCCTCGGTCGCCCTCTCCGAGGGCGAGGTCGACGGTTGCACGCTGGAGTGCTGGCTGCACGGCTCGCGCTTCGACCTGCGCACCGGCGCACCCAGCGGGCTGCCCGCCACCGAACCCGTACCCGTCTACCCCGTCGAAGTCCGCGACGGCGACATCTACCTCAGCCTGACGCCGAGTAATGGAGTGACCCGATAA
- the sufB gene encoding Fe-S cluster assembly protein SufB, with product MTEQIVQPLTQEEQLAALGRYEYGWSDPDAAGAVAQRGINEAVVRDISAKKNEPAWMLDLRLKGLRLFGRKPMPAWGADLTGIDFDNIKYFVRSTEKQATSWEDLPEDIKNTYDRLGIPEAEKQRLVAGVAAQYESEVVYHKIREDLEEQGVLFLDTDTALREHEDVFKEYFGTVIPVGDNKFAALNTSVWSGGSFIYVPKGVHVEIPLQAYFRINTENMGQFERTLIIVDEGAYVHYVEGCTAPLYSSDSLHSAVVEIIVKKNARCRYTTIQNWSNNVYNLVTKRAVCHEGATMEWVDGNIGSKVTMKYPAVFMVGEHAKGEVLSVAMAGEGQHQDAGAKMVHAAPHTSSTIVSKSIARGGGRTSYRGLVQVLEGSHHSRSTVKCDALLVDTISRSDTYPYVDIREDDVSMGHEATVSKISDDQLFYLMSRGLSEDEAMAMIVRGFIEPIAKELPMEYALELNRLIELQMEGAVG from the coding sequence ATGACCGAGCAGATCGTCCAGCCCCTGACCCAGGAAGAGCAGCTTGCCGCCCTGGGTCGGTACGAGTACGGCTGGTCCGACCCGGACGCCGCCGGGGCGGTCGCCCAGCGCGGCATCAACGAGGCGGTGGTGCGGGACATCTCGGCCAAGAAGAACGAACCGGCGTGGATGCTCGACCTGCGGCTGAAGGGTCTGCGGCTGTTCGGCCGCAAGCCGATGCCGGCCTGGGGCGCGGACCTCACCGGGATCGACTTCGACAACATCAAGTACTTCGTGCGGTCGACCGAGAAGCAGGCCACCAGCTGGGAGGACCTGCCCGAGGACATCAAGAACACCTACGACCGGCTGGGCATCCCGGAGGCGGAGAAGCAGCGCCTGGTCGCCGGTGTCGCCGCGCAGTACGAGTCCGAGGTCGTCTACCACAAGATCCGCGAGGACCTTGAGGAGCAGGGTGTCCTGTTCCTGGACACCGACACGGCGCTGCGCGAGCACGAGGACGTCTTCAAGGAGTACTTCGGCACGGTGATCCCGGTGGGCGACAACAAGTTCGCCGCCCTGAACACCTCCGTGTGGTCCGGTGGCTCGTTCATCTACGTGCCGAAGGGTGTGCACGTGGAGATCCCGCTGCAGGCCTACTTCCGGATCAACACGGAGAACATGGGCCAGTTCGAGCGGACGCTGATCATCGTCGACGAGGGTGCGTACGTGCACTACGTCGAGGGCTGCACCGCGCCGCTCTACTCCTCCGACTCGCTGCACAGCGCGGTCGTGGAGATCATCGTCAAGAAGAACGCGCGTTGCCGCTACACGACCATCCAGAACTGGTCGAACAACGTCTACAACCTGGTCACCAAGCGCGCCGTCTGCCACGAGGGTGCGACCATGGAGTGGGTCGACGGCAACATCGGCTCCAAGGTGACCATGAAGTACCCGGCGGTCTTCATGGTCGGTGAGCACGCCAAGGGCGAGGTGCTCTCGGTGGCGATGGCCGGCGAGGGTCAGCACCAGGACGCCGGCGCCAAGATGGTGCACGCCGCGCCGCACACCTCCTCGACCATCGTGTCGAAGTCGATCGCCCGGGGCGGCGGCCGCACCTCGTACCGCGGTCTGGTGCAGGTGCTGGAGGGTTCGCACCACAGCCGCAGCACGGTCAAGTGCGACGCGCTGCTGGTCGACACCATCTCCCGCTCGGACACCTACCCGTACGTCGACATCCGCGAGGACGACGTGTCGATGGGGCACGAGGCGACCGTCTCCAAGATCAGCGACGACCAGCTCTTCTACCTGATGAGCCGGGGCCTGAGCGAGGACGAGGCGATGGCCATGATCGTGCGCGGCTTCATCGAGCCGATCGCCAAGGAACTCCCGATGGAGTACGCCCTGGAGCTCAACCGCCTGATCGAGCTCCAGATGGAGGGTGCGGTCGGCTGA
- a CDS encoding helix-turn-helix transcriptional regulator: MKNAAALSGHQPTAVPAVGASASAPVVTTSAALGAATAAEISTRDRVTQLLLERGATTAAQLGVALGLSPAAIRRHLDAMLAEGDVYAREQTVQGSRGRGRPAKVFMLTEAGRVRCGTHHYDNMATAALRWIARSGGSDAVEAFATEQVSALESRCRAAMEDAGDDPLARAEALAAALTAEGYAANATTIASGGQLCQHHCPVAHVAAEFPQLCEAETAVISRLVGTHVQRLATIAHGDGVCTTHIPTQPGRAQSGNPVTTVRTDR, from the coding sequence GTGAAAAACGCGGCGGCGCTCTCCGGGCACCAGCCGACGGCTGTCCCGGCCGTCGGCGCGTCCGCGTCCGCGCCCGTCGTGACCACGTCGGCGGCGCTCGGTGCCGCCACGGCGGCCGAGATCTCCACCCGCGACCGGGTCACCCAACTGCTGCTGGAGCGGGGGGCCACCACCGCCGCGCAGCTCGGCGTGGCCCTCGGGCTCAGCCCGGCGGCGATCCGCCGGCACCTGGACGCGATGCTTGCCGAGGGTGACGTCTACGCCCGCGAGCAGACCGTGCAGGGCAGCCGCGGTCGGGGGCGCCCGGCCAAGGTGTTCATGCTGACCGAGGCCGGCCGGGTCCGCTGTGGCACCCATCACTACGACAACATGGCAACCGCCGCGCTGCGGTGGATCGCCCGCAGCGGTGGCTCGGACGCCGTCGAGGCGTTCGCCACCGAGCAGGTGTCCGCCCTGGAGTCGCGCTGTCGGGCGGCCATGGAGGACGCCGGCGACGACCCTCTCGCGCGAGCCGAGGCACTCGCCGCGGCGCTCACCGCCGAGGGTTACGCTGCAAACGCGACCACGATCGCCTCCGGCGGTCAGCTCTGCCAGCATCACTGCCCGGTGGCGCACGTGGCCGCCGAGTTCCCTCAGCTGTGCGAGGCCGAGACCGCGGTCATTTCCCGTCTGGTCGGCACCCACGTGCAGCGCCTGGCCACCATCGCGCACGGCGACGGGGTGTGCACCACGCACATTCCGACCCAGCCGGGGCGTGCTCAATCCGGTAATCCCGTCACCACTGTGAGGACAGATAGATGA
- the sufC gene encoding Fe-S cluster assembly ATPase SufC, with amino-acid sequence MSTLEIRDLKVSVKLPEGELKPILAGVDLTVKSGETHAIMGPNGSGKSTLAYSIAGHPKYEITGGTVTLDGEDVLAMTVDERARAGLFLAMQYPVEVPGVSVANFLRTAKTAIDGEAPKLRTWGGELRGAMERLQMDPAFAQRNVNEGFSGGEKKRHEIVQLELLKPKIAILDETDSGLDVDALRVVSEGVNRVRDTGDTGVLLITHYTRILRYIKPDFVHVFVAGRIVEQGGPELADKLEAEGYERYAAGAGTAQA; translated from the coding sequence ATGAGCACCCTGGAGATCCGCGACCTGAAGGTGTCGGTCAAGCTGCCCGAGGGTGAGCTCAAGCCGATCCTGGCCGGCGTCGACCTGACCGTGAAGTCCGGTGAGACCCACGCCATCATGGGCCCGAACGGCTCCGGCAAGTCCACCCTGGCGTACTCGATCGCCGGTCACCCGAAGTACGAGATCACCGGCGGCACGGTGACCCTCGACGGCGAGGACGTGCTGGCCATGACGGTCGACGAGCGCGCCCGCGCCGGCCTCTTCCTGGCCATGCAGTACCCGGTCGAGGTGCCCGGCGTCTCGGTGGCCAACTTCCTGCGTACCGCGAAGACCGCCATCGACGGCGAGGCGCCGAAGCTGCGCACCTGGGGCGGCGAGCTGCGCGGCGCCATGGAGCGACTCCAGATGGACCCGGCGTTCGCCCAGCGCAACGTCAACGAGGGCTTCTCCGGCGGTGAGAAGAAGCGGCACGAGATCGTCCAACTGGAGCTGCTCAAGCCGAAGATCGCGATCCTCGACGAGACCGACTCCGGCCTCGACGTGGACGCGCTGCGCGTGGTCAGCGAGGGCGTCAACCGGGTCCGGGACACCGGTGACACCGGCGTGCTGCTGATCACCCACTACACCCGGATCCTGCGCTACATCAAGCCGGACTTCGTGCACGTCTTCGTGGCCGGCCGGATCGTCGAGCAGGGCGGCCCGGAGCTGGCCGACAAGCTCGAGGCCGAGGGCTACGAGCGGTACGCCGCCGGGGCCGGCACGGCCCAGGCCTGA
- a CDS encoding metal-sulfur cluster assembly factor, translating to MSSENTATAATPEAGDAVVAQTDAVAPTDAVTPDGVATPEAGTPAGGVSKAMIADIEEAMKDVVDPELGINVVDLGLVYGVHVDDENVATLDMTLTSAACPLTDVIEDQARQALTTGPGGGLVNDIRINWVWLPPWGPDKITDEGRDQLRSLGFNV from the coding sequence ATGAGCAGCGAGAACACGGCTACTGCAGCAACGCCGGAGGCTGGTGACGCCGTCGTGGCGCAGACCGACGCCGTCGCACCGACCGACGCCGTGACGCCCGACGGTGTCGCGACGCCCGAGGCCGGTACCCCGGCGGGCGGCGTCAGCAAGGCCATGATCGCCGACATCGAGGAAGCGATGAAGGACGTCGTCGACCCCGAGCTCGGCATCAACGTGGTCGACCTGGGCCTGGTGTACGGCGTGCACGTCGACGACGAGAACGTCGCCACCCTGGACATGACGCTCACCTCGGCGGCCTGTCCGTTGACCGACGTCATCGAGGACCAGGCCCGGCAGGCGCTCACCACCGGCCCCGGCGGCGGCCTGGTCAACGACATCCGGATCAACTGGGTGTGGCTCCCGCCATGGGGCCCGGACAAGATCACCGATGAGGGTCGGGACCAGCTCCGCTCCCTCGGCTTCAACGTCTGA